A single genomic interval of Polaribacter vadi harbors:
- a CDS encoding zinc-binding metallopeptidase family protein, giving the protein MKIFQCGNCKTSIYFENVECDNCGHLTGYRAEDRKMLTFDFANDTLISDREGIEYKFCKNKEYSVCNWVLEKDSPEEFCSACQLNRTIPKLADADNFENWTHMEIAKHRLIYQLQKIGLSLPNKMDNDDIGLCFDFVSNKSNPKLMTGHANGVVTILIREGNSVLREKARKQLKEPYRTLVGHLRHEVGHYFWDRLIRDNPDTLAEYRTIFGNESQDYGKALETYYKTETPKDWQKEFISQYATSHPWEDWAETWAHYLHIMDMVETGYFFKISVNSIADNDDFKTSISFDPYTIENFDKIVENCVPLSFAVNSMNRAMGIPDIYPFVISPVIIEKLRFIHKLLLTKRN; this is encoded by the coding sequence ATGAAAATATTTCAATGTGGCAATTGTAAAACCTCCATTTATTTTGAAAATGTTGAATGTGATAATTGTGGACATTTAACGGGTTACAGAGCTGAAGATCGTAAAATGCTTACGTTCGATTTTGCAAATGACACCCTTATTTCTGATAGGGAAGGTATTGAATACAAATTTTGTAAAAACAAAGAATATAGTGTTTGTAACTGGGTGTTAGAAAAAGATTCTCCTGAAGAATTTTGTTCTGCTTGCCAATTAAATAGAACAATTCCTAAACTTGCTGATGCTGATAATTTCGAAAATTGGACGCACATGGAAATCGCAAAACATCGTTTAATTTATCAATTGCAAAAAATTGGTTTGTCTTTGCCAAATAAAATGGACAATGATGATATTGGTTTGTGTTTCGATTTTGTATCGAATAAAAGCAATCCAAAATTAATGACAGGACATGCCAATGGTGTGGTTACTATTTTAATTCGTGAAGGGAATTCTGTTTTGAGAGAAAAGGCTCGTAAACAATTAAAAGAACCTTACAGAACTTTGGTTGGGCATTTAAGGCACGAAGTTGGGCATTATTTCTGGGATCGATTAATTAGAGATAATCCTGATACTTTAGCAGAATACAGAACTATTTTTGGAAACGAATCGCAAGATTATGGCAAGGCTTTAGAAACGTATTATAAAACAGAAACACCAAAAGATTGGCAAAAAGAGTTTATAAGTCAGTATGCAACTTCTCATCCTTGGGAAGATTGGGCAGAAACTTGGGCACATTATTTGCATATTATGGACATGGTTGAAACTGGTTATTTCTTTAAAATAAGTGTCAACTCTATTGCAGATAATGACGATTTTAAAACAAGTATTTCTTTTGATCCTTATACCATCGAAAATTTCGACAAAATTGTAGAAAACTGTGTTCCTTTGTCGTTTGCTGTAAATAGTATGAACAGAGCAATGGGAATTCCTGATATTTATCCTTTTGTGATTTCGCCAGTAATTATTGAAAAATTACGTTTTATACACAAACTTTTATTGACGAAAAGAAACTAA